The following proteins come from a genomic window of Nitrososphaerota archaeon:
- a CDS encoding methyltransferase domain-containing protein has protein sequence MKNKKQLSIEEILQLETPYFELQAWWGATKHMGGTKATKELIELCHIDKNKYILDVGCGVGATSCYITKKYDCKIVGIDINERMIDRANERAEREKLKNKVEFRIADVQNIPFEDNIFDIVIGESVLTFIGDKQKAIKECVRVVKKGGYIGFNEETLIKTPPTKEVIEYLSYAYDVKVEILTSNEWKKLFENAGLKEIIIKEYKFGAGLSDYMDGIKLIGLKYAPKMFYRFLSAYIKSSAFRKYVKEKFINYPKELFDYVGYGLYVGRKID, from the coding sequence ATGAAGAATAAAAAGCAATTATCAATAGAAGAAATCTTACAATTAGAAACTCCTTATTTTGAACTACAAGCTTGGTGGGGTGCTACAAAACATATGGGAGGAACTAAAGCTACAAAAGAATTAATTGAATTATGCCACATAGATAAAAATAAATATATATTGGATGTTGGTTGCGGTGTTGGAGCAACTTCTTGCTATATTACAAAAAAGTATGATTGTAAAATAGTTGGAATAGATATTAATGAAAGAATGATTGATAGAGCAAATGAAAGAGCAGAAAGAGAAAAATTAAAAAATAAAGTTGAATTTAGAATAGCAGATGTGCAAAATATTCCTTTTGAAGATAATATTTTTGATATAGTAATTGGAGAATCTGTACTTACGTTTATAGGAGATAAACAAAAAGCAATAAAAGAATGTGTAAGAGTAGTAAAAAAAGGAGGATATATAGGATTTAATGAAGAAACTTTAATAAAAACACCACCTACAAAAGAAGTTATAGAATATTTATCTTACGCATATGATGTTAAAGTAGAAATTCTAACTTCTAATGAATGGAAAAAATTATTTGAAAATGCCGGATTAAAAGAAATAATAATAAAAGAGTATAAATTTGGTGCGGGGTTAAGCGATTATATGGATGGAATCAAATTGATAGGTTTAAAATACGCTCCAAAAATGTTCTATAGGTTTCTTTCTGCATATATTAAGAGTTCAGCTTTTAGAAAATATGTGAAAGAAAAATTCATTAACTATCCTAAAGAACTCTTTGATTATGTAGGATATGGGTTGTACGTTGGTAGAAAAATAGATTAA
- a CDS encoding OFA family MFS transporter, whose translation MGLKKNRWLFIISGFIINLCLGAIYAYSIIAVHLMKLFKNVYGLNVTATEIQLPFIVFLLVFALTMPMMGKYIEKYGPRKITWLGAIFVSLGWFLVSLASSSLSLVFLYGLIGGLGVGIVYNCPIVTSGKWFPDKRGLAVGLTILGFGFSAAIIGPLIDYLTAIFGIQIALKILGALFFTILFIFGSFLRFPSNDWKPKGLEFIEKKEKSSIEFTREEMVKTKSFYGLWITYMIGTLAGLMAIGISKLIGLEVAANAGINEEEISAFLTILIIPFSACNGFGRPLFGWITDKFTPMKAAILSFVLIFIASLIVFINPSSIIVYIIGFAILWLNLGGWLAIAPTATAYFFGMKDYARNYGIVFTAYGIGAIIGNILAGQAKDVFGAYVKVFPYIMALSILGIIIAIVLMKCPKVKNMN comes from the coding sequence ATGGGACTAAAGAAAAATAGATGGTTGTTTATAATTTCCGGTTTTATTATAAATCTTTGTCTTGGAGCAATATATGCATATAGTATTATAGCAGTACATTTAATGAAGCTTTTTAAAAATGTTTATGGATTGAATGTTACAGCAACTGAAATACAATTACCATTTATTGTTTTTCTTCTCGTTTTTGCTCTTACAATGCCTATGATGGGAAAATATATTGAAAAATATGGTCCAAGAAAAATAACATGGCTTGGAGCTATCTTTGTTAGTCTTGGATGGTTTTTAGTTTCTTTAGCTAGTTCTTCATTAAGCCTTGTTTTTCTATATGGCTTAATTGGTGGTTTAGGAGTTGGAATCGTATATAATTGCCCTATTGTCACATCTGGAAAATGGTTTCCAGATAAAAGAGGTTTAGCAGTTGGTTTAACTATTCTTGGTTTTGGTTTTTCTGCAGCAATAATAGGACCATTAATAGATTATCTTACTGCTATTTTTGGTATTCAAATAGCTCTTAAGATTTTAGGAGCATTATTTTTTACAATTCTTTTTATTTTTGGTTCTTTTCTTCGATTTCCATCAAATGATTGGAAACCAAAAGGTTTGGAATTTATTGAAAAGAAAGAAAAATCATCAATTGAATTCACAAGAGAAGAAATGGTAAAAACAAAGAGCTTTTATGGATTATGGATAACATACATGATTGGAACTCTTGCAGGGTTAATGGCAATAGGAATTTCAAAGCTTATTGGTTTAGAAGTAGCAGCAAATGCTGGAATAAATGAAGAAGAAATTTCTGCATTTTTAACAATTTTAATAATACCATTTTCAGCTTGTAATGGTTTTGGAAGACCTTTGTTTGGATGGATTACTGATAAATTCACTCCTATGAAAGCTGCAATTTTATCTTTTGTATTAATATTTATTGCTTCATTAATAGTATTTATAAATCCTTCATCAATTATTGTATATATTATTGGTTTTGCAATTCTTTGGTTAAATCTTGGTGGATGGCTTGCAATAGCTCCAACTGCAACTGCATATTTCTTTGGAATGAAAGATTATGCTCGTAATTATGGAATTGTTTTTACAGCATATGGCATAGGAGCAATAATTGGTAACATACTTGCTGGACAAGCTAAAGATGTTTTTGGAGCATATGTAAAGGTATTCCCATATATAATGGCTTTATCAATTCTTGGAATAATTATAGCGATAGTGCTAATGAAGTGCCCCAAAGTAAAAAATATGAATTAA
- a CDS encoding uracil-DNA glycosylase family protein codes for MVFPSIWNVKGFFGTGKVFFVCEQPSTGTFPTGADKLFYGLIEKYKFEEAHITDFIKCKGKVDKIRNVEIENCFPFLKEEIKILKPKIIVAVGKKVYEELKNRKIEGITFKKIMHYSYAYRYKKEKILENQFDELAKEIN; via the coding sequence ATGGTTTTTCCCTCCATATGGAATGTTAAAGGCTTTTTCGGGACTGGTAAAGTGTTTTTTGTATGTGAGCAACCTTCTACTGGAACATTTCCAACTGGAGCAGATAAATTATTTTACGGACTTATTGAAAAATATAAATTTGAAGAAGCCCACATAACAGATTTTATTAAATGCAAAGGTAAAGTTGATAAAATAAGAAATGTTGAAATAGAAAATTGTTTTCCTTTTCTTAAAGAAGAAATTAAAATTTTAAAACCAAAAATAATAGTAGCTGTAGGTAAAAAAGTTTATGAAGAATTAAAAAATAGAAAAATTGAAGGTATTACTTTTAAAAAGATAATGCATTATTCTTATGCGTATAGGTATAAAAAGGAAAAGATTTTGGAAAATCAATTTGATGAATTAGCTAAAGAAATAAATTAA
- a CDS encoding ATP-binding protein, giving the protein MDSQNPWWYGEIDRTYEEWSKKEVKWIPPIIEQFKLEPFSLNFLVGPRQVGKTTALKIWIHEKLLPKTNPRSIFYFSCEELTDFKELGEVLDNYISFKNGNRISSSFIILDEITFVEDWHRAIKIRIDQGFFKNDVIIISGSASLEILKQKEYFPGRRGKGKDIIFYPLSFSEYVKALRNMETVKKDILQVENSMKINKVHQDILNELFNKYLLTGGFPLSIEEMYTRNKISFETRKIYIDWLKNDFAKLGRSESYMKEVLAYIIDARLSPISWLSISRETSISSPHTTQAYVEDLEKLFIVRILNFLDTNSKVLYRKNKKIHITDPFLYDTICEFVNIKPIEEDKLESVVATHLVRKYSTFYWRNRTEVDIVVMVDKKQFGIEVKTISRSWIKPKHLKNILILTKSQIPLFLASIDI; this is encoded by the coding sequence ATGGATTCTCAAAACCCTTGGTGGTATGGTGAAATAGATAGAACGTATGAAGAATGGAGCAAAAAGGAAGTAAAATGGATTCCGCCAATAATTGAACAATTCAAACTTGAGCCTTTCTCTCTAAATTTTCTCGTTGGACCTAGACAAGTTGGAAAAACTACAGCTTTAAAAATTTGGATTCATGAAAAACTTTTACCAAAAACAAATCCTAGGTCCATATTCTATTTTTCATGTGAAGAACTTACTGATTTTAAAGAGTTGGGAGAAGTTTTAGATAATTATATTAGTTTTAAAAATGGAAATAGAATATCATCTTCATTTATCATTCTAGATGAAATAACTTTCGTAGAAGATTGGCATAGAGCTATTAAAATTCGTATTGATCAAGGCTTTTTCAAAAATGATGTAATTATAATAAGTGGTTCAGCTAGTCTAGAAATATTAAAGCAAAAAGAATACTTTCCAGGAAGAAGAGGGAAAGGAAAAGATATCATATTTTATCCTTTAAGCTTTTCAGAATATGTTAAAGCTTTAAGAAATATGGAAACAGTAAAGAAAGACATTCTTCAAGTTGAAAATTCAATGAAAATTAATAAAGTCCATCAAGATATTCTCAATGAACTTTTCAATAAATACTTACTTACTGGTGGGTTTCCTTTATCTATAGAAGAAATGTATACAAGGAATAAAATATCTTTTGAGACTAGAAAAATATACATAGATTGGTTAAAAAATGATTTTGCAAAATTAGGAAGAAGCGAGTCTTACATGAAAGAAGTCTTAGCTTATATAATCGATGCTAGACTATCTCCTATAAGTTGGTTGAGCATATCGAGAGAAACATCAATATCTTCTCCTCATACAACACAAGCATATGTGGAGGACCTTGAAAAACTCTTTATAGTTAGGATTTTGAACTTCTTAGACACAAATTCAAAAGTTCTTTATAGGAAAAATAAAAAAATTCACATTACTGACCCTTTCCTTTACGATACTATTTGCGAATTCGTAAACATAAAACCAATTGAGGAAGATAAGCTTGAATCGGTAGTAGCTACCCATTTGGTTAGAAAATATTCTACTTTTTATTGGAGAAATAGAACTGAAGTAGATATCGTGGTTATGGTAGATAAAAAACAATTCGGGATCGAAGTTAAAACTATATCTAGAAGCTGGATTAAACCTAAGCATCTAAAAAATATTTTAATCTTAACTAAATCACAAATACCTCTCTTTTTAGCAAGTATTGATATTTAG
- a CDS encoding VTT domain-containing protein — MGKSLFLKAKTFIIAGIILALLILTLTSWLSGANPEFLRRIKALIQNYGYFGIFISTIIAGSIIPFGSPIIVASAASFGLDILKLALISATGYTIGVLTSYIPAWFFGEYYVKKKVGEELFNKYVESWNKNGYKLCVLFSIIPGFPVDILALISGCFRTKAIFFIPICWCTLLIQFYICGHIGSFLGIHMLPN; from the coding sequence ATGGGAAAAAGCTTATTTTTAAAAGCAAAAACTTTCATAATTGCAGGAATAATTTTAGCATTATTAATTTTAACTTTAACTTCGTGGTTAAGTGGAGCAAATCCAGAATTTTTAAGAAGAATAAAAGCATTAATCCAAAATTATGGTTATTTTGGTATTTTTATTTCAACAATTATAGCTGGAAGTATAATTCCATTTGGAAGCCCAATAATTGTTGCTTCAGCAGCAAGTTTTGGCTTAGATATTTTAAAATTAGCTTTAATATCTGCTACAGGATACACAATAGGAGTATTAACGAGCTATATTCCTGCTTGGTTTTTTGGGGAATATTATGTAAAAAAGAAAGTGGGTGAAGAATTGTTTAATAAATATGTTGAAAGTTGGAATAAAAATGGTTATAAATTATGTGTGTTATTTAGCATTATTCCTGGTTTTCCAGTTGATATATTAGCACTTATATCTGGTTGCTTTCGTACAAAAGCAATATTTTTTATTCCAATATGTTGGTGCACATTATTAATTCAATTTTATATATGTGGACATATTGGAAGTTTTTTAGGAATTCATATGCTTCCTAATTAA
- a CDS encoding DUF559 domain-containing protein: MNKSRVFSNFVKDVMKRYVEAGKYTQEEKILEEILFKIGLEKDRDFFHNYRFRNDKKRGYFWVDFFLPKWHLIIEINGSIWHNFFKQAKTKDERRDKWFKRIGFNVLRIDSSKLKEEEERNRIEKIIKQIIKC, translated from the coding sequence ATGAATAAATCAAGAGTATTTAGTAATTTTGTAAAAGATGTAATGAAAAGATATGTTGAAGCTGGAAAATATACTCAAGAAGAGAAAATTTTAGAAGAAATTTTATTTAAAATTGGTTTAGAGAAAGATAGAGATTTCTTTCATAATTATAGATTTAGAAATGATAAAAAGAGAGGATATTTTTGGGTTGATTTCTTTTTACCAAAATGGCATTTAATAATCGAAATAAATGGAAGTATTTGGCATAATTTCTTTAAACAAGCAAAGACAAAAGATGAAAGAAGAGATAAATGGTTCAAGAGAATTGGATTTAATGTTCTTAGAATTGATAGCAGTAAATTAAAAGAAGAAGAAGAAAGAAATAGAATAGAAAAAATAATTAAGCAAATTATAAAATGCTAA
- a CDS encoding RraA family protein, which translates to MVKISEKMIIKELEKIDTPTISNVVATYPKSDLCLKLYDPWYGQWYTDSTIKCMFPELGPKVGYVATAIFCMKKENNVGIDKFTLLEHINNTKKPVVLVAEQEFPQEIANRVGLFGEMMTTQYKTLGVVGVVTNGPIRDVEAIKKLKVQYFATGVTAAHGEFIIKDVGVPVTVGGMNVKPGEMVHMDINGVIKFPPDKIREILENAKKLLRQEKEMARIYKDPKFYLKKFKEVKK; encoded by the coding sequence ATGGTAAAAATTTCGGAAAAAATGATTATTAAAGAGTTAGAGAAAATAGATACCCCAACAATAAGTAATGTTGTAGCTACTTATCCTAAATCTGACCTTTGTCTTAAACTTTATGATCCATGGTATGGGCAATGGTATACAGATTCTACAATAAAATGTATGTTTCCTGAATTAGGACCAAAAGTTGGATATGTAGCAACAGCTATTTTTTGCATGAAAAAAGAAAATAATGTTGGTATAGATAAATTTACTCTTTTAGAACATATAAATAATACTAAAAAGCCAGTTGTTCTTGTAGCTGAGCAAGAATTTCCACAAGAAATAGCAAATAGAGTTGGTCTTTTTGGTGAAATGATGACTACACAATATAAAACTTTAGGAGTTGTAGGTGTTGTAACAAATGGTCCAATTAGAGATGTAGAAGCAATTAAAAAATTAAAAGTTCAATATTTTGCAACAGGTGTAACAGCTGCACATGGAGAATTTATAATCAAAGATGTTGGAGTACCAGTAACAGTAGGTGGTATGAATGTAAAGCCGGGAGAAATGGTACATATGGATATAAATGGAGTCATAAAATTTCCACCAGATAAAATAAGAGAAATTTTAGAGAATGCTAAAAAATTATTAAGGCAAGAAAAAGAAATGGCAAGAATCTATAAAGATCCAAAATTTTATTTAAAGAAGTTTAAAGAAGTAAAAAAATAA
- a CDS encoding DUF2099 family protein, whose amino-acid sequence MKNMKGKEEIEKLLKEIEREYGKIPKDLHITRMHGSLIAISNGKIIKLTEPCLKYCPLAWELYDFSKGLEEGIKKGIEFKIENFGYFTCKRELCKESIAIPYGASEMMMYSLMKKGIDATVTVCDGAGTVITDNPSLVQGIGARMNGLFYTSPINEIIRRIKEMHGYVVFPETAKIDQIEGLKKAIELGYKRLAVTINGFAGEDLSEIKKIEKENNVLIFSLIVCTTGIERERAEEIARYADLAWSCGSFFMREIVGRKARIQVATKIPVFILTEKGIDFLSFYSSENLKNLLQKDKKYLISGSHRLMKNYRKIKMGNFETYLGEIEELPIRVDNEPKSLTS is encoded by the coding sequence ATGAAAAACATGAAAGGAAAAGAGGAAATAGAAAAATTATTAAAAGAAATAGAAAGAGAATATGGAAAAATTCCAAAAGATCTACATATAACTAGAATGCATGGTTCTTTAATTGCAATTTCAAATGGAAAAATAATTAAATTAACAGAACCTTGTTTAAAATATTGTCCTCTTGCTTGGGAATTATACGATTTTAGTAAAGGTTTGGAAGAAGGGATAAAGAAAGGGATTGAATTTAAAATAGAAAATTTTGGTTATTTTACTTGTAAAAGAGAATTATGTAAAGAAAGTATAGCAATACCTTATGGAGCTTCTGAAATGATGATGTATTCTTTAATGAAAAAAGGAATAGATGCAACAGTTACTGTTTGTGATGGTGCTGGAACTGTTATAACTGATAATCCTAGTTTAGTACAAGGAATAGGAGCAAGAATGAATGGCCTTTTTTACACTTCACCAATAAATGAGATTATAAGAAGGATAAAAGAAATGCATGGTTATGTTGTTTTTCCAGAAACGGCAAAAATAGATCAAATTGAAGGTTTAAAAAAAGCTATTGAATTAGGTTATAAAAGATTAGCTGTAACAATAAATGGATTCGCTGGTGAGGATTTAAGTGAAATTAAGAAAATAGAAAAAGAAAATAATGTTTTAATTTTTTCTTTAATTGTTTGTACTACTGGAATTGAAAGAGAAAGAGCTGAAGAAATAGCACGCTATGCAGATTTAGCATGGAGTTGCGGCTCTTTTTTCATGCGTGAAATTGTTGGAAGAAAAGCAAGAATACAAGTAGCAACTAAAATTCCTGTTTTTATTTTAACTGAAAAAGGAATAGATTTTTTATCATTCTACTCTTCTGAAAATTTAAAAAATCTTCTTCAAAAAGATAAAAAATATCTTATCTCTGGTTCTCATAGATTAATGAAAAATTATAGAAAAATAAAAATGGGGAATTTTGAAACTTATTTAGGTGAAATTGAAGAATTGCCTATAAGAGTTGATAATGAACCTAAATCTCTTACTTCTTAA
- a CDS encoding Hsp20/alpha crystallin family protein — MSFRRIYNLIRRIEEEMEEAREEIIRRMKEFEIRTGCISPLYNVSETTNEIIVSVDLPGSRKEDINVTIFEDRIIVKAKCFKSYRIAKFVSEKSEGEYLLELILPSLVDPDNASAKYRNGVLEVRVLKAGKGKAIKVE; from the coding sequence ATGTCATTTAGAAGAATCTATAATTTAATTAGAAGAATTGAAGAAGAAATGGAAGAAGCTAGAGAAGAAATCATTAGAAGAATGAAAGAATTTGAAATAAGAACTGGTTGCATTTCTCCTTTATACAATGTTTCTGAAACAACAAATGAAATAATAGTATCCGTAGATTTGCCCGGATCGAGAAAAGAAGATATAAATGTTACTATTTTTGAAGATAGAATAATTGTTAAAGCTAAATGTTTCAAATCTTATCGTATAGCTAAATTTGTTAGTGAAAAAAGTGAAGGAGAGTACCTATTAGAACTAATTCTTCCATCACTAGTAGATCCGGATAATGCTTCGGCTAAATACAGAAATGGTGTATTAGAAGTAAGAGTTTTAAAAGCTGGGAAAGGTAAAGCTATAAAAGTAGAATAG
- a CDS encoding nuclear transport factor 2 family protein — protein MQIEKTIKEYLKGLELGSYENIIKLFSPKAIINSPLYGRIKAKDFYKKLFKDTSKSKITLVNIFKSKNPLIAAGHFRYDWVLKDGTLTSFECIDIFRFTQNGKIAELTIIYDTAKIRPFFEKMKK, from the coding sequence ATGCAAATCGAAAAAACTATAAAAGAATACTTGAAGGGATTAGAATTAGGGAGTTATGAAAATATAATCAAACTATTTTCTCCTAAAGCAATTATCAATTCTCCTCTATATGGAAGAATTAAAGCTAAAGATTTTTATAAGAAATTATTTAAAGATACTTCAAAATCAAAAATTACTTTAGTGAACATTTTTAAGAGTAAAAATCCATTAATTGCAGCAGGACATTTTCGTTATGACTGGGTTTTGAAAGATGGCACTCTAACTTCTTTTGAATGTATAGACATCTTTCGATTTACTCAAAATGGAAAAATTGCTGAATTAACAATAATTTATGATACTGCAAAAATTAGGCCATTTTTTGAAAAAATGAAAAAATAA
- a CDS encoding serine hydroxymethyltransferase codes for MKEILEIAIELIEATKAHEHYRDIECINLIASEGIKSPAVKEMLKLSMDLESRYAEGENDIEGYVKVRYYQGQKYITKIENCAVDLIKSLFKCDWTDVRLVSGTHANLATFKGLSLATGNRKMIAPPLSCGAHISHDYTGLAGRVLGLEVIDHAYDINEMNIDVDKSIQIIKAVKPGIVTLGGSLFLFPHPIKELKKITEEVGAYIVYDAAHVLGLIAGGEFQDPLKEGADFVTSSTHKTFPGPQGGLILANAENDEMKNAIKWVQYAIFPLSTSNTHLARLPALGIAALELKNFGKELAKQTVKNAQTAGQYLYEKGIKVLGEKKGFTMSHQIAIDVREYGGGKKVSQDLEEANIIVNKNLLPYDDQNNRDNPSGIRIGFQDVTRRGFKESDIKYLCDLMLSIIKGKCKPQEVKEEVIAFKKQFNKIEYGFNSIEEAIKYLRINL; via the coding sequence TTGAAAGAAATTTTAGAGATTGCTATTGAATTAATTGAAGCTACTAAAGCTCATGAACATTATCGAGATATAGAATGTATAAACCTTATAGCAAGTGAAGGAATTAAATCTCCAGCTGTTAAAGAAATGCTTAAGCTTTCTATGGATCTTGAAAGTAGATATGCTGAAGGAGAGAATGATATTGAAGGATATGTTAAAGTAAGGTATTATCAAGGTCAAAAGTATATAACAAAAATTGAAAATTGTGCAGTAGATTTAATTAAAAGTTTATTTAAATGCGATTGGACTGATGTACGCTTAGTTTCAGGGACTCATGCAAATTTAGCAACTTTTAAAGGGCTTTCTTTAGCAACAGGAAATAGGAAAATGATTGCACCACCACTTAGTTGTGGAGCACACATATCTCATGATTATACTGGTTTAGCAGGAAGAGTTTTAGGATTAGAAGTAATAGATCATGCTTATGATATAAATGAAATGAATATAGATGTTGATAAATCTATTCAAATAATAAAAGCAGTTAAACCTGGAATAGTTACCCTTGGTGGAAGTTTATTTCTCTTTCCACATCCAATCAAAGAATTGAAAAAGATTACTGAAGAAGTAGGTGCATACATAGTTTATGATGCAGCTCATGTTTTAGGATTGATAGCTGGGGGAGAATTCCAAGACCCACTTAAAGAAGGGGCAGATTTTGTAACATCTTCAACTCATAAAACTTTTCCAGGTCCTCAAGGTGGCCTTATACTCGCAAATGCTGAAAATGATGAAATGAAAAATGCTATAAAATGGGTTCAATATGCAATATTCCCATTAAGTACTTCTAATACGCATTTAGCTAGGTTGCCAGCTTTAGGAATTGCAGCTCTCGAATTAAAAAATTTTGGTAAAGAATTAGCTAAACAAACTGTTAAGAATGCTCAAACAGCTGGACAATACTTGTATGAAAAAGGGATTAAAGTTCTTGGTGAGAAAAAAGGTTTTACAATGTCTCATCAAATAGCTATAGATGTTAGAGAATATGGTGGTGGTAAAAAGGTTTCTCAAGATTTAGAAGAAGCTAATATAATTGTAAATAAGAATTTATTACCATATGATGATCAAAACAATCGTGACAATCCATCTGGTATTAGAATTGGTTTTCAAGATGTAACACGTAGAGGATTTAAAGAAAGCGATATTAAATATCTCTGCGATTTGATGTTAAGTATTATAAAAGGTAAATGTAAACCTCAAGAAGTCAAAGAAGAAGTTATAGCTTTCAAGAAGCAATTTAATAAAATAGAATATGGGTTTAATAGTATTGAAGAAGCTATAAAATATTTAAGAATAAATCTTTAG